GTCCTCCGGCAGCTCGACGACGTCCCAGTGGCCGAACTCGGCCTTGTACTCCGGGCTGTCGATCAGCTGCTGGTGGCGCATCTCGGTGACGAAGGCGACCGCGGGCGGGACGTTCACCGCGATCAGCACGGTGGGCGCCAGGATGATCGTGAGGATGCGCCCGCGCCGGATGATCGCGGACAGGGTTCTGCGCAGCAGGCGCCTCACGTCGGGTCGCTCCTGGTGTCGGGGCCGTCGGGGCCGGGTCGGGGGGTGGGCGCGATCCGGGGGACCACGGGCAGACCGGCGGGCGGGGCCTGCTGGTCCCGCCCGATCGGGTCGAGGTGGGGCCGGGGGTGCACGGCCCGCGATCCCGCGGGCACGCCGGGCCGGGGGGCCTCGCGCGGCACGGGCGGGCCGTCGTGGCGCGACCGGGCCGGGTCGTGCCGCGGCCGCGGGGCGGGCGGGAGACCGTGCCCGTGCCCCGGATGGCCCGGCTGCACCGGCACCCGCACCGGACCGCCGGGCGACCGCGGGCCCGGACCGGGCCGCGGCGCGGGCGGACCGGTCCGCGGGACAGGTGGGACAGGCGGGGCGGGCGGGCCGGACGGCGGGCCGGGACGGGCGGGCGCCGGGGCGGGCGGGCGCGGACCGGCCGGGCCCGCCGCGACGGCGGACCGGCGCGCCGCCCGGGCGTCGGCCCTGCGCGGGTCGATCGGCACGCCGCGCAGCGAGGTGCGCAGCGGCTCCTCGCCGCCGTCGGGGTCGTCGTCGAGGTCGTCGGGGCGGACCGCGTTGGCCAGGACGACCGGGTCGGCGTCCACCGCGGCGTCGACGACCTCGGCCCCGGTCGCGACGCTGCGCGAGACGTCGGCGTTGAGCCACCACAGCGCCACCGGCGCGAGGCTGATCAGCAGCGCGAGCGCGGGCCACATCATGACCTCGACGTTCGCGTAGCCGAGCACGACCGAGCCCGCGAGCGCGACGCCGAGCAGCGCCGTCCACTGCAGGTGGCGGCGGAAGGTGACCAGCCGGTCGCGGGTGGCGGCGTCGCTCTTGGGCGTCACGACGAACCTCGCGGGCCGGCGCAGCAGCGTGGCGATCAGCGAGCTCGCGTAGATCGGCGAGGAGATGACCGACATCGCCATCCCGCGCACGCCCGGCGAGTTCTCCTCCTCGTACGGGCTGACGTTGTAGCGCCGGTTGCGGATGTAGACCCACAGCTGGAACGCGGTGGCGTCGATGTAGAGGGCGAGCCACAGCTGCGGCGGGACGACGATGCCGGACACGCCCATCGTCAGGTACAGCACCGCGTTGACGCCGCCGAGGATCCAGCCCGCCGCCATCGACGGGTAGAACGTCGTGATGAGCAGGTAGTGCAGGGTCCGGCCGGGGGTGAGCCGGCGAAGCCGCTTCCAGAACGGGCCGGAGAGGATCTCGAACGTGCCCCGCGACCAGCGCAGCTGCTGGGAGAAGTAGTCGCTCCACGACGACGGGCCCTCGCCGACGGCGACGACGTCGGGCGTGTAGACCGACTTCCACTTCGCGCCGGTCACCGGGTTGCGGCGGGAGTGGATGGCGAGCCCGGTCGCCATGTCCTCGGTGATCGAGTCGGCGAACCCGCCGATGCACACCAGCGCGTCGATCCGGATCGCGTTGTTCGTGCCGACGAGCATCGGCGACTCGTAGGCGTTGGCCGCGCGCTGGATCACGCTGTGGAACGGGAACTGCTGGCTCTCCGCGCCCTTGGTGACGAAGTTGTCGACGTTGGCGTAGCACTGGGGCCCCACGACGAACGCGACGTCGGGGTCGCGGAAGTAGCCGAGCATCCGCTCCGCGTAGTTGGGCAGCGGCACGTGGTCGGGGTCGACGGAGAGGAAGACCTCGTAGCGGTGGCCGTAGCGGTCGACCCAGGCGTTGTAGTTGCCGTGCTTGGTCCTCGCCTTGAAGTGGCCGGTCGGCTGGTTGTACTCGGGGATCCCCCGCCGGGTGAAGTGCCGGACGCCCTCGGCCCGGCACATCGCCTTCACCGCGGGGTCGTCGCCCTCGTCGAGCAGCCACACGTGGAACACGCCGTCGTGGCGGATGCGGCGGGCGGCCTGCACCGTCGCGCGCACCATCTCCAGCGGTTCCTTGCCCGGCACGATCGTGGTGAGGAACGCGACGCGCAGGCGGGGGTCCGGGCGCACCGGGACCGGGTCGCGCGCGAGCATCGAGGCCAGCGACAGCGAGAACACGTTGACCAGCCGCAGTCCCTCCACCAGCGCGATGGAGGCGATGACGAAGACGTTCGCGGCGACGGTGACGGGCTGCGTCGTGTCGA
This sequence is a window from Pseudonocardia petroleophila. Protein-coding genes within it:
- a CDS encoding glycosyltransferase family 2 protein, translated to MHDSPTIGPETGAFAVRDFSQLSGAVGEAGPGYRVRFRGVHASSGRRSWLVSLLIITLNVAFEAAFVYWLLQPSHTPDIDTTQPVTVAANVFVIASIALVEGLRLVNVFSLSLASMLARDPVPVRPDPRLRVAFLTTIVPGKEPLEMVRATVQAARRIRHDGVFHVWLLDEGDDPAVKAMCRAEGVRHFTRRGIPEYNQPTGHFKARTKHGNYNAWVDRYGHRYEVFLSVDPDHVPLPNYAERMLGYFRDPDVAFVVGPQCYANVDNFVTKGAESQQFPFHSVIQRAANAYESPMLVGTNNAIRIDALVCIGGFADSITEDMATGLAIHSRRNPVTGAKWKSVYTPDVVAVGEGPSSWSDYFSQQLRWSRGTFEILSGPFWKRLRRLTPGRTLHYLLITTFYPSMAAGWILGGVNAVLYLTMGVSGIVVPPQLWLALYIDATAFQLWVYIRNRRYNVSPYEEENSPGVRGMAMSVISSPIYASSLIATLLRRPARFVVTPKSDAATRDRLVTFRRHLQWTALLGVALAGSVVLGYANVEVMMWPALALLISLAPVALWWLNADVSRSVATGAEVVDAAVDADPVVLANAVRPDDLDDDPDGGEEPLRTSLRGVPIDPRRADARAARRSAVAAGPAGPRPPAPAPARPGPPSGPPAPPVPPVPRTGPPAPRPGPGPRSPGGPVRVPVQPGHPGHGHGLPPAPRPRHDPARSRHDGPPVPREAPRPGVPAGSRAVHPRPHLDPIGRDQQAPPAGLPVVPRIAPTPRPGPDGPDTRSDPT